In the genome of Macrobrachium rosenbergii isolate ZJJX-2024 chromosome 53, ASM4041242v1, whole genome shotgun sequence, the window CCTCCCTCATCCATATTAGTCTTCATTTCTCCATCATCTTGGTTTCCACCTGCCTTCATAACATTGTTATTGCTCATATTTGCTCTAAAACGTTCTGCTCTTGCAAATGCTTTCATACTCTTTTAACCAGTttatgcagtttctcttcactgtcccaAATCAGTATTGCCATTCCACACGCCATTTGTAGCTCGGTGGTTAAGATGCTCGCTTCTTCAACAAGAGCTCTAGGGTTTGTTCCCAAACTAGCCAGAATATTATAGGCATGTTCTTTTGGCTTACTTTTGTCTTTGTCGACCTAAGCAGTAAATGGAGTACTTGTCAGTTGACTGTGGTAGGTTACAACTAGGGTAAGATAGGGTGGGACTAACAACTTCATTCAGGAAAACTCTAGAGGAACGGAAGGCTACTATCATCTGGAACTctttatatggaaaaaaaattaaagcactaGGTccggtcgatatatatatatatatatatatatatatatatatatatatatatatatatatatatatatatatatatatatatatatatcgatttcaGCAGAGCCTTTATGGCTGAGGTTTTCTAGCCCCACGCCCTTGACTTGACTCCAGGAGATGCTGACACGCACATACTGTACAGCTGTGCGGACCTGTTGTCAGTAGGCTGGGGGGGCGATCCACGGACCTAGCAGACGTGAGCCGAGCTCTTTACTTACTCTGCATATTTGAGGTTAGAGAGAATCTACATTCGGAGATCAAAACGTTGGAATCGTTTATTAGCAACATTAATCACTTAAGGCCATAAATCTCTTTAAGTTGCCGGTTGGTTTTATTAAATGCCTTGGTTTTATGAAGGTTTTCACCCAGTGGAAAacttttggataaaaaaatatttatatgaaggtATTTCCAAACCCTGTTAAATTATTGTTAGTTGGgaaattcttgttttattatgaaaaatatacgaCGTATACCTGACAGAAGAAGACAGTATTGATCTCCGTAGCCTCAATGATTCAGTCGTTTTGCCATTCTACGTAACCTGCTAATtcctttgattgattgattgattatgaaatttaggattattcagcgccgtaatgaaggtgaaatatataaattaatggtatgattgataatgaataagtgaatgatgacacactagtaaaattcagtgttaaaatatgaacgtaaaaaatgaagaataatattagatagAACCATTCCTCTAGTCTTCTGCCATCCTGCTAGAGGAGATTTCTGGATGAGAAACTTGATCGATATTTCTCGGTTGAAGTTCATATGTGTACAAATGCAAATATGCATTTGCCGAAACTCTGATAAAGGCGAAAGACCAAACTGATGAATCAAGAAATAGACATTTATTTAATGGCACAAGAACGCGCTCCTGTCACTTCGAAACTCCATAAAGGGGAAATAAACAAACTCAAGACAGACCGATGACCATTTAGGAAAATCAGTAAGTAGGGGCAGCGTAGGCGAGGGCTGGTCTGTAAGCAGGAACAAGAGTAGGCCTATACTTAGGAGTTGGTGGATAGAAGGCCTCTCCCTGGTAAGTGACCTCGGCCACAAGACCGTTTCCGTTGTCGTAGTAAGTGACGGTCTGGATGCGCCCGTCGGGAAGGTGGACTCTGTAGCTGCCCTGGGTCTTGTAGCCGTCGCGGGATTCCTCGTGGGCGAAGTTGGCTCCAGAGTACCCGTCGGCGACGCCGTAGTTGAACTTGTAGTTGGGTGGTACCTGGTGGAAATTAGTGAAGGTTATTGCTACGTATGGTTATCGTTACACTGCGTTCGATAGGTAATCTACATAAaacttcgtttgtttattttctcctaatTCTCTTCCTCGTCTTATCATTGTCGAGGTTGTTACTTGCTCTGTCTAGTACTGAGTACGATCATTTATCAGTTGTGGGTATGTTAATCTCTAATGTTTACTTGGTAATCGTATCGATGATGTTATGTTACTTAATTTTTAGGGATTTCCGATATATGACTTTTGTTTCTCAACAGACTTTTAAAGAAGTTATAAACAgttggtatacagtatatatctcagGGCTTTCGATGCGCATgggatttgtataaaaataactttagaaTAGTAAGAAAGGAACGACATATTTATTTAGacgaataattatgaaataagtccttcaaagaaggcatcgtgcataccccatataaaaaatgggaaaaagcacgttaaacgaagaagtgacatttattttcacatagCATTATATTAGTTGCATGTAGTATTTGTTTAGTAATAGTTATgcggaaaaaatatatagataacatGTTTATGTACAGGAAGCAATGAGTATTAAATTAGTTGGGTATTGTAGAtttgactgtgtatatataccacTTAGCATTATTCCAACCAAAACCACGTATGGCCAATATCTGTTTTCCCTGATGCCGTTAGAAGAGAGAGGAACTCCCCCAAAATTTCCTTCTCAAACTATTGAAATAAACTGTCACATCAAAGTTTCAAAATATACCCGAAACACAGAGCTTACGTAAATGATGTAATGAAGAGTGCATTATgaattccttttcaaggtacttacATCAGGGTACACTGGTGCCCTGTATGAGACGGGAGCGTGGTATACCGGGGCCGGGGGTGCGTAAGTCGGAGGAGCACCGTAGACAGGGGCCCTGTCTGCTGTGGCCAGAACCAAAACTGACGAGACAAAGAGGGCGACCTGTTTTGCaaagaacaaacaaagaaaactcGTTACTTTAGACTCCTGGTTCATCCGTGACATGGTCAAACAAACACTTATGAAGGTTCTTGACGGACACTTATAGTTCAGcatcaaaacaaacaataattctcttttaaaaaaaaggtaGAAGTCCTTCTCCGTGCCTTGAGTGACATGATGCTCGGTTGATAGTCGGATAGAAGAGAGCCCGTTGCCCAGCGGAATGAGAGGGGTACACTAAGTGCCTGTATAGATCGTATACCAACTTTATATATAAGCCCGGGACTGACGACTTTCGCCTTCAGTCATAGCCAGAGGTCATATTGATCCAGATCCTTAATTAGATGATTAAGCATTTAGCAACAAATCATATGTAACCGGTTATCAGCGTTAATGGTTCGAGTTGATATGTCACCTGCACCTGACTGGTGTTCGGTTCGTTATGGGAATTGCTACAATGCTATGATTAAGAGCTGTTGCAACTCGTGTCGAATTTGATACTGAAATGTAATTGGAACCGCTGTTAGTTGCATATGATTTCTTTGTTATAACGGATACATTAAAGGGGCGAggcggtggggggagggggtgaagatGCCGGCCGGGTTGGCGGTGATGATATTCACTGTAGAAAATAATGAACCGCTAGATGCAATTGAACACTGCGCGTTTGTACTCTTACACTTTGTATTTAATAAAGATTGTGCATAACGAGAAATACAAAGTCAGTCACAACGTTATACAATAAAGCTTTATTATTTTGGAATTGTTTTTATGGGAAATAAGTGAAATTTGGGAATTGATTAAACTCGCAATCATTTTTATAGCATAAATATCAAACAAGCATCAttgttagattttattttaacgCGTCTCCACTTTTGGATGTTGATTTTATAGTgagttttttgtatgttttaccTTAACTAGAGTTTCATTCAGAAATGGAGAATGAAAAGAATCTTTTTAATTCTGACTAGTGTTTGTGTATATCCGAATTGCTCGGGCCATTATGACTTTCTTGTATGATAaagtaatgtaattatatatatatatatatatatatatatatatatatatatatatatatatatatatatatatatatatatatatcgtattcacatatgcatatatacgttatatataatgataaaataatatatagatataacatacgtatatatactgtatattaaat includes:
- the LOC136834080 gene encoding cuticle protein 7-like, encoding MSLKVALFVSSVLVLATADRAPVYGAPPTYAPPAPVYHAPVSYRAPVYPDVPPNYKFNYGVADGYSGANFAHEESRDGYKTQGSYRVHLPDGRIQTVTYYDNGNGLVAEVTYQGEAFYPPTPKYRPTLVPAYRPALAYAAPTY